In Pseudomonas sp. P5_109, the genomic window GGGGCGAATCGCCCTGCGGCGTGGACGGTTGGCCTTGTGCCAGGGCCAGGATGAATTGGCCGGCGAATGTTTCCAGGCGGGCCTTGATGACTGCCTGCACAGTCAGGACAAACACGTGTTGTACGGGTTTCTCGGGCAGGCGCAAATGGCGGCCAATCAGCGCGACTACGCCCATGCGTTCGATCGCCTGCGCGAGGCCGAGCGGCTGATGCAGCAACGGCAGATCCCCGACACCGTTTATCGCGGCGTGCTGCTGCAAGTCAGCAGCCATTTCTGGTTGCAACAAGGGCGCCCGGAGTTGGCCCGGGAGGCACTGATCCGGGTCTTGCGGCATTACCGCGGGGCCCACGCGCGCCAGGCACCGCCGGCCACACTGCAACTGATCACACGTATCGAATACCAGTTGGTGCTGGCCGAGACTCGACTGCAACGGGTGCAACGTCCATTGGATCGGCTCAAGGCGTTACTCGAGCACGCGCAACAACACGCCATGCTGACGCTGGAAACGGAGTTGCACATGGCAATGTGCGAAGTGGCGGACCTGACGGGCGAGCCGGCCGTGGCTCAGGCAGCACTGGAGGCGGGGCTGGCGCTGGTGAGCCGGTGCCAGGGACAACAGGCGTTGCGTGACTTGACGTTGCGTCAGCCCGATTTGATCCGCCGTTTACGCGGGGAGGAGTCGGCGACCGCGATGACCATGGATGCCGGCCTGCTGAGCAGTCGGGAATTGGAGGTGCTCGGCCTGATTGCCTTGGGTAATTCCAATCAGCAAATTGCCGAGCAGCTGTTCATTTCGTTGCATACAGTGAAAACCCACGCACGCAGAATCCACAGCAAGCTAGGTGTTGAACGTCGCACGCAAGCCGTGGCGATGGGCAAGAAACTGGGGCTGATCCTGTCCGCCTGATCAGCGCTGCTGCGGTTAGTTTGTCGATGCGTCGGGCTCGAAGCCCATGCGCCAACTCACTGCCCGTGTGGCAGACAACAAACGCCGCGCCGCCGGGCCGTCTTCATCGGCGTGAAACAGCGAGGTCGGCCCGACCACCGTCAGCACTGCCGCAACCTTGCCCATGGCGTTGAACACCGGCGCCGACAAGGCATCCACTCCGGGCATCAACAGTCCATGCACATGATGCAGGCCCCGTTGGCGAATCTGTTCGCACATCGTTGCGTAGGCCTGATCATCCGCCAAGGCGTGGGCGGTAGCGCTTTGCAGTTCCTGTTCACGCAGGTCCATGGTTTCACGCGCAGGCAGGTACGCACCGAAGACCAGTCCGGTCGAAGAGCTCAGCAGCGGCAATACCGAGCCCAGTTGTGTCACCACCGTCACCGCTCGCACCGCCGGTTCGATATGCACAACGGTCGCGCCCTGATTGCCCCACACCGCCAGAAAGCAGGTTTCGTTCAAGTCGTCGCGCAGTTCAGCCAGGGGCAGGGCGGCAACTTTCAGCACGTCCATACTGTTGAGTGCCGCCAACCCCACGCGCAAGGCTTCGCGGCCCAGGCCGTAATGGTTGGTGGCGGCGTTCTGTTCGGCGAATCCGCTGGCGATCAGCGCCTGCAAATAGCGGTGAACCTTGCTCGCCGGCATCTGCACGTGTTCGGCCAGGCGCGACAGCGAAGTCGAGGGCGACAACTCGGCCAGAGCCTTGAGGATGTCAGTGCCAACCTCGGCCGAGCGGACTTTCTGTTTACCGTTGTTGTCGCTGGTTTTTTCCATGGTGCCTGGGATCCCGGGACGAATGGGCGTCTTTATAGCTTGACGGTCAATACCAATCAAATTACGTTATGCGTAATTGAATTACGATAAAAATAACCCAGGCAGGCCACTTACTCCTCCAAAGAGTGACCGGCATTGCCGACTCCCTGTTCAGGAGGCTCCATGAACCCCGATTCAACGACGCCAGCGCTGGCCTACCTGTCAGGCTTCGGCAACGAATTCAGCAGCGAAGCGTTGCCGGGCGCACTGCCTGTCGGCCAGAACTCCCCGCAAAAAGCCCCGTATGGCCTCTACACCGAACTGTTCTCCGGCACGGCATTCACCATGGCGCGCAGCGAGGCGCGGCGGACCTGGATGTATCGCATTCAGCCGTCGGCCAATCATCCGGCGTTCGTCAAACTGGATCGGCAACTGGCCGGCGGTCCGCTGGGTGAAGTGACCCCCAACCGCCTGCGCTGGAACCCGCTGGAGATTCCCGCCGAGCCGACCGATTTCATCGACGGCCTGGTGAGCATGGCCGCCAACTCGGGTGCGGAAAAACCGGCGGGGATCAGCGTCTATAACTACCGCGCCAACCGTTCCATGGAGCGCGTGTTCTTCAATGCTGACGGCGAAATGTTGTTGGTGCCTGAACTGGGGCGCCTGCGCATTGCCACCGAACTCGGCGTGCTTGAGCTGGAACCTTTGGAAATTGCCGTACTGCCTCGCGGCCTTAAATTCCGCATCGAATTGCTCGACCCGCAAGCCCGTGGTTACGTCGCCGAAAACCATGGTGCGCCGCTGCGTCTGCCGGACTTGGGGCCGATCGGCAGCAATGGCCTGGCCAATCCGCGGGACTTCCTGACCCCGGTGGCGGCCTACGAAAACTTGCAGCAACCCACCACGCTGGTACAGAAGTTCCTCGGCCAGTTGTGGGCGTGCGAGCTCAATCATTCGCCGCTCAACGTGGTCGCCTGGCACGGTAACAACGTGCCGTACAAGTATGACCTGCGTCGTTTCAACACCATCGGCACCGTCAGTTTCGATCACCCCGATCCGTCAATCTTCACCGTACTGACCTCGCCGACCAGCGTTCATGGCCTGGCCAACCTCGACTTCGTAATCTTCCCGCCGCGCTGGATGGTCGCCGAGAAAACCTTCCGTCCACCGTGGTTCCACCGCAACCTGATGAACGAATTCATGGGGTTGATCCAGGGCGAATACGACGCCAAGGCCGAAGGTTTCGTGCCCGGCGGTGCTTCGTTGCACAGCTGCATGAGCGCCCACGGTCCCGACGGTGAGACCTGCACCAAAGCGGTCAACGCAGATCTCAAGCCGGCGAAAATCGACAACACCATGGCGTTCATGTTCGAGACCAGCCAGGTGTTGCGCCCAAGCCGTTTCGCCCTCGATTGCCCGCAATTGCAAAACACTTACGATGCCTGCTGGGCTACGCTGCCCGCCACTTTCGACCCGACCCGGAGATAACCCATGACGCAGACTTCCATCACTCGCAGCTGGGTTGCTTCCGCCAACGACCATGGTGATTTCCCGTTGCAAAACCTGCCGCTGGGCGTGTTCAGCGTGAAGGGTTCGGCGCCACGCAGCGGCGTGGCCATTGGCGAGCATATCTTTGATCTGCAAGCAGCCCTTGAGGCCGGATTGTTCGATGGCGCCGCGAAGGCTGCCGTCGAGGCCACCCGTGGCGGCCAGTTGAATGCGTTCTTCGAACTGGGCCGCGAGGCTCGCGTCGCCTTGCGCGAGCGTTTGCTGGAACTGTTCGCCGAAGGCAGCACCCTGCATGGCAAGATTGAAGCCCAGGGCGCAAAACTGCTGCCGCTGGCGGCGGATTGCGAGATGCACCTGCCGGCGAAAATCAACGATTACACCGACTTCTACGTCGGCATCGAGCACGCGCAGAACGTCGGCAAACTGTTCCGCCCGGACAACCCGTTGCTGCCGAACTACAAGTACGTGCCAATCGGCTACCACGGTCGTGCGTCGACCATTCGCCCGTCCGGTACCGATGTGCGCCGCCCGAAAGGCCAGACCTTGCCTGCCGGTCAGAGCGAACCGACGTTCGGCCCTTGCGCGCGCCTGGACTACGAACTGGAGCTGGGCATCTGGATCGGCCAGGGCAACGACATGGGCGACTCGATTGCCATTGGCGACGCCGCCGATCACATCGCCGGCTTCTGCCTGCTCAACGACTGGTCGGCTCGGGATATCCAGGCCTGGGAATACCAGCCGCTGGGGCCGTTCCTGTCGAAAAGCTTCATCACCAGCATCTCGCCGTGGGTCGTCACCGCCGAAGCGCTGGAGCCATTCCGTCGTGCCCAGCCTGCGCGTCCGCAAGGCGATCCGCAGCCGCTGCCGTACCTGTTCGACAAGCGCGATCAGGCCGCTGGTGCTTTCGACATCGAACTGGAAGTGCTGCTGCTCACCGAGGCCATGCGTGAACAGAACCTGCCAGCCCATCGCCTCACTCTGAGCAACACCGGGCACATGTACTGGACCGTGGCGCAAATGGTCGCGCACCACAGCGTCAATGGCTGCCAATTGCAGGCCGGTGATCTGTTCGGCTCGGGCACGCTGTCGGGGCCCGAGAACGGTCAGTTCGGCAGCCTGCTGGAAATTACCGAGGGCGGTAAAAAACCGATCGAGCTGGCCTCTGGCGAGGTGCGCAAGTTCCTGGAAGACGGCGATGAAATCATCCTGCGCGGCCGTTGCCGCCGTGACGGGTTCGCGTCCATCGGCTTCGGCGAATGCCGTGGCAAAGTGCTGGCGGCGCGCTGACAGGAGCAGGGCATGGAACTCTATACCTACTACCGTTCGACTTCGTCGTACCGGGTGCGTATCGCGTTGGCGCTCAAGGGCCTGGATTATCAATCCTTGCCCGTCAACCTGATCGCGCCGCAGGGCGGCGAGCATCGGCAGCCGCCTTATCTGGGCATCAACCCGCAGGGCCGCGTGCCGGCCTTGCGCACCGATGAAGGCGAGTTGCTGATCCAGTCTCCCGCGATCATCGAATACCTGGAGGAACGTTATCCACAGGTGCCACTGCTGTCCAAAGACCTGGCTGCCCGCGCTCACGAGCGCGGCGTGGCGGCGGTGATCGGCTGCGATGTACACCCGCTGCACAACGTCAGCGTGCTCAACCGGTTGCGCCAGTCGGGCCACGACGAACCGCAGGTGGTGGAGTGGATCGGCCATTGGATCGGCCAGGGGCTGGCGACGGTGGAACAGTTGATCGGTGATGACGCTTACTGCTTCGGCCCTGAGCCTGGGTTGGCGGACGTCTACCTGATTCCGCAACTGTACGCGGCCGAGCGGTTCAACGTTTCCCTGGAGGCTTACCCGCGAATCCGCCGAGTGGCGGCATTGGCGGCAACGCATCCGGCATTCATCAAGGCGCATCCGGCGAACCAGCCAGACACGCCATAACCACTCACACTATCCCAATGTGGGAGCGGGCTTGCTCGCGAAGAGGGCGTGTCAGTCAACAATAATGCGGCTGACACACCGCTTTCGCGAGCAAGCCCGCTCCCACAGGTTTTAGTGGTGCGCACAAATACTCGTCACGGCGCAAAACAAAGGTGGGAGCGGGCTTGCTCGCGAAGAGGGCGTGTCAGTCAACAATAATGTGGCTGACACACCGCTTTCGCGAGCAAGCCCGCTCCCACAGGTTTTAGTGGTGCGCACAAATATTCGTCACGGCGCAAAAAAAAGGTGGGAGCCGTGATCAGTGAACGATGGCGTTCGGCGGCAGATGCCCCAGCCGATCCGTCAGGCGAATACGCTGGATCGGGTCGTCGCTGAGCAGCAGCGCATGCTCAAGGTCGAAACGCTCGGCGTTCGGGCAGTCCAGCCGTTGGTACAGGCTGGCCCGGGCCAGGTAGTCGGCGGTACTGGCGTTGCCCAGTTCCAGGACGCGATCGGCGTCGATCAACGCATTGATGAAATCGTCGTGGGACAGGTACAACTGACGCAGGTTGCGCGACAGCCGTTGCAGCATCTGCACCGGTTCGGCGGTTTCCAGGTGCTCGGCGCTGAGCTTCATGTTCGGGCCGTACTGGCGGTGCAACAATTCCCGGCAATCGTTCGGATAGAGGCGACGACCGCCGCAGGGATCAAGCAAGTGGTCGGCGCCCGGTACCCGCAGCAGGAAATGCCCGGGGAAGTTGACCCCGACCATCGGAATCTCCAGGCCCCTGGCCAATTCCAGTGCAATCAGCCCCAGCGTCAAGGGTTGCCCTCGTCGGCGTTCCAGTACTTTGTCGAGCAGTGCCACTTGCGGGCGCAAGGGTGTGAAGTCGTCCTGGGCGAAGCCAAGGTCGTTCATGCGCCGCAGCAGCGGCTGGGCCAGTTCGCTGACCGGCAACATCGGCAAACCGCCGCTGACCCGTTGTTGCAGAGTCTGGAAATCGGCCAACAGCGCTTGCGGCTTCACTTCGCTGTCATGTTCGACCGCAATCCATAGCGCCGCCTCGAACAGCGCGGGCGGTGAACGTTGCAGGCAGGCGAAAAACGATTGGCGCGGGGTCATCGAAATCTCCGGGCAATGCCTCGTTTTAGCCCCCTCTCCGGCATTCGTCCAGTACCGCGCCAAGGCGAATACAGGTTATTTCCGAAAGCCTGTTTCGTGGCTGCGCTTATTCCTGTGCGCTTCTGCAATTTTTGGGCGCAAGCCTATACTGGCGTCTACAAGAAGTGATTCGGGAGCCTTACGATGTTCGCTCTCATGCAAAGTACTCGCCTTGAATCGCTGCATCTGAGCGTTGACTCGGTCACCGGGTTGAAGGCGGTCATTGCCATTCATAACAGCCGACTGGGGCCTGCCCTGGGCGGGTGTCGTTACCTTGCCTACCCCAACGACGAATCCGCGGTCGAGGACGCTGTGCGCCTGGCCCAAGGCATGAGCTACAAAGCAGCGCTGGCCGGCCTGGCCCAGGGCGGCGGCGTGGCGGTGATCGTGCGACCGGCCCATGTGGAAAACCGCGCGGCGCTGTTCGAAGCCTTCGGACGCTGCATTGAACAGCTCGAAGGTCGCTACATCACGGCCATCGACAGTGGCACTTCCGTGGCAGACATGGATTGCATCGCCCAACGGACCCAGCACGTCACCAGCACCACCTCGGCGGGGGACCCTGCGCCGCACGCGGCGATGGGCGTGTTCACCGGAATCCGCAGCACCGCCATGGCCCGCCTCGGCAGCGATAACCTCGAAGGTCTGCGCGTGGCTATCCAGGGCCTGGGCAATGTCGGCTATGCCTTGGCCGAACAACTGCACGCCGCCGGTGCCGAACTGCTGGTCAGCGACATCGATCACGGCAAGGTGCAACTGGCCATGGAGCAACTCGGCGCGCACCCGATTGCCAACGATGCGCTGCTCAGCACGCCGTGCGACATCCTCGCGCCTTGTGGGTTGGGCGGTGTACTCAACAGTCATACCGTAGCGCAATTGCGCTGCTCGGCGGTGGCCGGCTCGGCGAACAATCAACTGACGCACCTGGACGTCGCCGACCAGCTGGAACGTCGCGGCATCCTGTACGCACCGGATTACGTGATCAACGCTGGCGGGCTGATCTACGTGTCGCTCAAGCACCGTGGCGAAGAACTGTCGACCATCACCGCGCACCTGTCGAAAATCAGCTCGCGCCTGACCGAGGTGTTCGCCCACGCCCAGGCGGAAAAACGCTCCCCGGCACGAGTGGCGAATGAGTTGGCGGAGAAAGTGTTGTACCGGTGAATCCGCTGGGTTTTCCACAGGCATGAAAAAGGCCCTGAGCCATTCGACTCAGGGCCTGTTCAATTTGCTTTTTGCTTACTTGGCGGCTTTGGGAGCCTTGGCAGGCTTGGCCGGGGCGATCGGCTCAGCGGCTTCAACGACCTCGACCGCTGCAACAGGTTCTGCGACTTCAACCGGTGCGCTGAGCAGTTCGGACAGGGCGTCCGGTTGGCTCTTGAACGCCTTGGCGAACACATCGCGATTCTTCGCCATGTAGATCCCGGCTTCTTCCACTTGCTGCTCGGTCAGGGACGGAACGGCTTTTTGCAACACTTCAGCCAGCAACTCGGCCAGTTCGAGCATTTTGTCATGACGGTCAGCTTCGGCTTTATCCATGAACAAGCGCTCCAGATCTCGGCTGCTGCGGTATACCACTTCGACGGCCATTCACCACCTCACATGCCTTCACATTGGTTGTCGTTTTCGACTACTGTATCTATATACAGCTAAAGGATAAGCGAAACCCTGTCATTTGGGTAGTGGCTTTTTAATGTAGACCGGTTTCGACATTTGTCAGGTGAGGCGCTGCACAGGTGCGACCAAACGCCACGGCGCGTAATCCAGGGCGGCTCGCCATCATGGGCTGGCCTTTTTTCTGCATGCAGAAGAACCGTCACGTCCAACCCGCATCATCCGGTCTAGCCGACCTAAGGAAGCATCATCGTGAAAATCAACTGGGCCGAAAAACTGCGGCAGAACGTGCATGAACTGGCCGAGTCGCTGGGCAATCTGTTCGTCGAAACCTTTCACTACCTGGCGCTGTTCGCCATCGGTGCGGTGACCGCGTGGGCGGCGGTGATGGAGTTTCTTGGCATGATCGAAGAGGGGCACATCAAGATCGATGACATCTTGCTGCTGTTCATC contains:
- the maiA gene encoding maleylacetoacetate isomerase, with the translated sequence MELYTYYRSTSSYRVRIALALKGLDYQSLPVNLIAPQGGEHRQPPYLGINPQGRVPALRTDEGELLIQSPAIIEYLEERYPQVPLLSKDLAARAHERGVAAVIGCDVHPLHNVSVLNRLRQSGHDEPQVVEWIGHWIGQGLATVEQLIGDDAYCFGPEPGLADVYLIPQLYAAERFNVSLEAYPRIRRVAALAATHPAFIKAHPANQPDTP
- a CDS encoding SirB1 family protein, giving the protein MTPRQSFFACLQRSPPALFEAALWIAVEHDSEVKPQALLADFQTLQQRVSGGLPMLPVSELAQPLLRRMNDLGFAQDDFTPLRPQVALLDKVLERRRGQPLTLGLIALELARGLEIPMVGVNFPGHFLLRVPGADHLLDPCGGRRLYPNDCRELLHRQYGPNMKLSAEHLETAEPVQMLQRLSRNLRQLYLSHDDFINALIDADRVLELGNASTADYLARASLYQRLDCPNAERFDLEHALLLSDDPIQRIRLTDRLGHLPPNAIVH
- the fahA gene encoding fumarylacetoacetase, producing the protein MTQTSITRSWVASANDHGDFPLQNLPLGVFSVKGSAPRSGVAIGEHIFDLQAALEAGLFDGAAKAAVEATRGGQLNAFFELGREARVALRERLLELFAEGSTLHGKIEAQGAKLLPLAADCEMHLPAKINDYTDFYVGIEHAQNVGKLFRPDNPLLPNYKYVPIGYHGRASTIRPSGTDVRRPKGQTLPAGQSEPTFGPCARLDYELELGIWIGQGNDMGDSIAIGDAADHIAGFCLLNDWSARDIQAWEYQPLGPFLSKSFITSISPWVVTAEALEPFRRAQPARPQGDPQPLPYLFDKRDQAAGAFDIELEVLLLTEAMREQNLPAHRLTLSNTGHMYWTVAQMVAHHSVNGCQLQAGDLFGSGTLSGPENGQFGSLLEITEGGKKPIELASGEVRKFLEDGDEIILRGRCRRDGFASIGFGECRGKVLAAR
- the hmgA gene encoding homogentisate 1,2-dioxygenase, whose translation is MNPDSTTPALAYLSGFGNEFSSEALPGALPVGQNSPQKAPYGLYTELFSGTAFTMARSEARRTWMYRIQPSANHPAFVKLDRQLAGGPLGEVTPNRLRWNPLEIPAEPTDFIDGLVSMAANSGAEKPAGISVYNYRANRSMERVFFNADGEMLLVPELGRLRIATELGVLELEPLEIAVLPRGLKFRIELLDPQARGYVAENHGAPLRLPDLGPIGSNGLANPRDFLTPVAAYENLQQPTTLVQKFLGQLWACELNHSPLNVVAWHGNNVPYKYDLRRFNTIGTVSFDHPDPSIFTVLTSPTSVHGLANLDFVIFPPRWMVAEKTFRPPWFHRNLMNEFMGLIQGEYDAKAEGFVPGGASLHSCMSAHGPDGETCTKAVNADLKPAKIDNTMAFMFETSQVLRPSRFALDCPQLQNTYDACWATLPATFDPTRR
- a CDS encoding Glu/Leu/Phe/Val dehydrogenase family protein, with the translated sequence MFALMQSTRLESLHLSVDSVTGLKAVIAIHNSRLGPALGGCRYLAYPNDESAVEDAVRLAQGMSYKAALAGLAQGGGVAVIVRPAHVENRAALFEAFGRCIEQLEGRYITAIDSGTSVADMDCIAQRTQHVTSTTSAGDPAPHAAMGVFTGIRSTAMARLGSDNLEGLRVAIQGLGNVGYALAEQLHAAGAELLVSDIDHGKVQLAMEQLGAHPIANDALLSTPCDILAPCGLGGVLNSHTVAQLRCSAVAGSANNQLTHLDVADQLERRGILYAPDYVINAGGLIYVSLKHRGEELSTITAHLSKISSRLTEVFAHAQAEKRSPARVANELAEKVLYR
- a CDS encoding IclR family transcriptional regulator, producing the protein MEKTSDNNGKQKVRSAEVGTDILKALAELSPSTSLSRLAEHVQMPASKVHRYLQALIASGFAEQNAATNHYGLGREALRVGLAALNSMDVLKVAALPLAELRDDLNETCFLAVWGNQGATVVHIEPAVRAVTVVTQLGSVLPLLSSSTGLVFGAYLPARETMDLREQELQSATAHALADDQAYATMCEQIRQRGLHHVHGLLMPGVDALSAPVFNAMGKVAAVLTVVGPTSLFHADEDGPAARRLLSATRAVSWRMGFEPDASTN